The following coding sequences lie in one Biomphalaria glabrata chromosome 18, xgBioGlab47.1, whole genome shotgun sequence genomic window:
- the LOC129923938 gene encoding rhodopsin, GQ-coupled-like, producing MMYTTEINVSTLSINASFDKYCFETDLSSLDVNSLGRVFNIIINIILALTCAFNSLTLLVLIKSPDLRNYRNAVSICQVVTDTFFPFSFAITYLAKPILSTALVFNFIAIWFNNLSYAWMILISAQRYVTITHPSLHRRLFTKVNVYTAIIFVWLTSFFLSHPFGPCNDFSLNISHYSMDYHLYVFPVIHCLCLILLSFIYIHIFIIVRRHLCHIATVNVSIDDSDTQRRNQRRLNRQKRKSVFFFLSVLVLYFVLITPNVVGKLLILKFKYFRSENYYIYSFVLQLLYSLAPSINFYLFTCKCPGFFKSAQKEYQNLKKSLLKCFASKCCHNEREERDTFELTELNR from the coding sequence ATGATGTATACAACAGAGATAAATGTTTCAACGTTGAGTATAAATGCTAGCTTTGATAAGTATTGTTTTGAAACGGACTTGTCATCTCTGGACGTCAATAGTCTGGGAAGAGTTTTcaacattataataaatatcatACTAGCTTTGACCTGCGCATTCAACAGTCTAACATTATTGGTTTTAATAAAAAGTCCAGATCTCAGGAACTACAGAAATGCTGTCTCAATATGTCAAGTGGTGACAGATACATTTTTTCCATTTTCGTTCGCCATCACATATTTGGCCAAGCCTATTTTGTCTACAGCTTTGGTATTCAATTTCATAGCTATTTGGTTCAACAACTTGAGCTATGCCTGGATGATACTCATCAGTGCCCAGCGCTATGTCACGATCACCCATCCTTCACTCCATCGCCGTCTGTTTACGAAAGTGAATGTCTACACTGCTATCATCTTTGTCTGGCTCACATCTTTTTTTCTCAGTCACCCGTTCGGGCCATGCAATGACTTCTCTCTAAATATCTCTCATTACTCAATGGATTATCATCTGTATGTATTTCCTGTCATTCATTGTTTGTGCCTCATTCTTCTCTCGTTCATATACATCCACATATTCATCATTGTGAGACGACACCTCTGTCATATCGCTACAGTGAATGTATCGATCGACGACTCTGATACCCAAAGGAGGAACCAAAGACGGTTAAATAGGCAAAAAAGGaaatccgttttttttttcctgtcagTACTTGTTTTATACTTTGTTTTGATCACCCCTAACGTAGTAGGAAAATTATTAATactcaaatttaaatattttaggtCTGAAAATTATTATATCTATTCCTTTGTTCTTCAACTCTTATATTCACTTGCACCATccataaatttttatttatttacttgcaAGTGTcctgggttttttaaatctgcaCAAAAGGAATatcaaaatcttaaaaaaagcCTTTTGAAATGTTTCGCATCCAAATGCTGTCATAacgaaagagaagagagagatacATTTGAACTGACAGAGCTAAACCGATGA